The Desmonostoc muscorum LEGE 12446 genome includes a region encoding these proteins:
- a CDS encoding Uma2 family endonuclease gives MSVVENLATPEDVIFPPGDLYSDEPPLETDLHRLQMTLLIQCLEWLWRNRNDFYASGNLTIYYSPRQLKSENFRGPDFFVVQGTERKPRKSWVVWEEDGKYPNLIVELLSDSTAATDKGLKKQIYQDIFRTPEYFWFDPNNLEFAGFVLLAGKYQPLEPNPQGWLWSQQLELYLGIDKEKLRFFTPEGQLIPAPEEVARQAELEKQRSDRLAAKLRELNIDPDSI, from the coding sequence ATGTCTGTCGTCGAAAATTTAGCAACCCCAGAAGATGTTATATTTCCCCCAGGGGATTTATATAGTGACGAACCGCCTTTGGAAACTGACTTACATCGGCTACAAATGACACTGCTGATTCAATGTTTGGAGTGGTTGTGGCGAAATCGCAACGATTTCTATGCATCGGGTAATCTCACCATCTACTACAGTCCACGCCAACTCAAATCAGAAAACTTCCGAGGCCCAGATTTTTTTGTAGTGCAGGGGACTGAACGCAAACCTCGTAAAAGCTGGGTTGTCTGGGAAGAAGATGGCAAGTATCCCAACCTCATTGTAGAACTGCTATCAGATTCCACGGCAGCAACTGATAAAGGCTTGAAAAAACAAATTTACCAAGATATATTTCGTACACCAGAATATTTTTGGTTTGATCCCAATAATTTAGAATTCGCTGGGTTTGTTTTGCTAGCTGGTAAGTATCAACCGTTGGAACCTAATCCTCAAGGTTGGTTGTGGAGTCAGCAATTAGAGTTATATTTGGGGATTGATAAAGAAAAATTACGATTTTTTACGCCTGAAGGACAACTAATTCCAGCACCAGAAGAAGTTGCACGACAGGCGGAACTGGAAAAGCAACGTAGCGATCGCCTTGCAGCAAAACTGCGAGAATTAAATATAGATCCAGATAGTATTTAA